One window from the genome of Malacoplasma penetrans HF-2 encodes:
- a CDS encoding Cof-type HAD-IIB family hydrolase, whose product MDISQIKVVVSDMDGTLLDDSKNVLESSILAIKKIKEKGLLFGLCTGRDANNMANVLIDKWKIKEYVDFIIGCGGAQFYNLKTNECKKTSFLSGDAIKDIINHYQDLDLNFGIPDNGYLYFPKENRHSIRLSEYDHMTAKYFDVDVYLTEPKSKVMIVCDKEYMPTVINRSKSFKSKYEVGTPLVTGPILFEYMHPNVSKTNGLKIALKDFNLTLDNVLAFGDADNDYDMILNSKIGVAMINGSDKTKSVAQYITEQDNNNDGIYNFIVKYFK is encoded by the coding sequence ATGGATATATCTCAAATTAAAGTTGTTGTATCTGATATGGATGGAACCTTATTAGATGATTCTAAAAATGTCTTAGAAAGCTCAATATTAGCAATTAAAAAAATCAAAGAAAAAGGCCTATTATTTGGTTTGTGTACAGGTAGAGATGCAAATAATATGGCAAATGTTTTAATTGATAAATGAAAAATCAAAGAATATGTAGATTTTATTATTGGTTGTGGTGGAGCTCAATTTTATAATTTAAAAACAAATGAATGTAAAAAAACTAGTTTCTTAAGTGGGGACGCAATCAAAGATATTATTAATCATTATCAAGATCTAGATTTAAATTTTGGTATTCCTGACAATGGTTATTTATATTTCCCAAAAGAAAATAGACACTCAATTAGATTAAGTGAATATGATCATATGACAGCTAAATATTTTGATGTTGATGTTTATTTAACAGAACCTAAATCTAAAGTCATGATAGTATGTGATAAAGAATACATGCCAACAGTAATTAATAGAAGTAAAAGTTTTAAAAGTAAATATGAAGTTGGGACACCTTTAGTTACTGGACCAATTTTATTTGAATACATGCACCCTAATGTAAGTAAAACAAATGGTTTAAAAATAGCCCTAAAGGACTTTAATTTAACTTTAGACAATGTTTTAGCATTTGGAGATGCAGATAATGATTATGACATGATTTTAAATTCAAAAATTGGTGTTGCTATGATCAATGGTAGTGATAAAACAAAATCTGTTGCTCAATATATTACAGAACAAGACAATAACAATGATGGAATTTATAATTTTATTGTTAAATACTTCAAATAG
- the nrdE gene encoding class 1b ribonucleoside-diphosphate reductase subunit alpha, with amino-acid sequence MNNSNSNNNKNNIIVDKDSYISLNATIKLFDENGNFQFENDLLAVEKYLETEIKPNFKKFNSIKEKLEYLFLENYYDFNVFKKYSSSFLISIFEKAKTYNFRFSSFMGAMKFYTTYALKSFDNKTYFEHFEDRIVCNALLFGRGNEQDALTYLDEMMTGRYQAATPTFLNAGKKQRGEYVSCYLLRVEDNMESIGRATTTGLQLSKRGGGVAYCLTNLREFGAPIKGIKNQATGIIPVMKILEDVFSYANQLGQRQGAGAVYLNAFHPDILKFLDSKRENADEKIRIKSLSLGVVVPDIAFHLARENKDMALFSPYDIQREYGKPMSDISITEEYENLLNNPNITKKYISARKLFQQIAEVQFESGYPFILFDDIANEKNSALNNRIIMSNLCTEITQINTPSILNTDLTYEQLGEDVCCNLGSLNIAKVMEDGANFGKTVKYAIKALDSIAHLADLSSAPTIENGNSKNRAVGLGAMNLHGFLATNKIYYDSEEAVDFTNMFFYTMAYHAYKASNETAKETGFVFENFKNTKYADGSYFDKYTQCEENYWTPKTERVKELLKEYKLAIPTKQDWIQLTEDIKKFGLANSHLMAVAPTGSISYLSSCTPSLQPIVSPIEIRKEGKVGRVYVPAYKIDVNNYMYYAKGAYEIGVNPIIDICSAAQQHVDQAISMTLFLTENATTRDLNKAYIYAFNKKCVSIYYIRIRQEVLKDSEKLFECTTCVI; translated from the coding sequence ATGAATAATAGCAATTCTAACAATAATAAAAACAATATTATAGTTGATAAAGATTCTTATATTTCTTTGAATGCAACAATTAAGCTTTTTGATGAAAATGGAAACTTCCAATTCGAAAATGACTTACTAGCAGTAGAAAAATATTTAGAAACTGAAATTAAACCTAATTTCAAAAAATTCAACTCTATCAAAGAAAAGTTGGAATATTTGTTTTTAGAAAATTATTATGATTTTAATGTTTTCAAAAAATACTCTTCTTCTTTTCTAATTTCTATTTTTGAAAAAGCAAAAACATACAATTTCAGATTTAGTTCGTTTATGGGAGCAATGAAGTTCTATACAACATATGCACTTAAATCATTCGATAATAAAACATATTTTGAACATTTTGAAGATAGAATTGTATGTAATGCTCTTCTATTTGGTAGAGGTAACGAACAAGACGCATTAACTTACTTAGATGAAATGATGACAGGTAGATATCAAGCAGCCACTCCAACATTCTTAAATGCTGGAAAAAAACAACGTGGTGAATATGTTTCTTGTTACTTATTAAGAGTAGAAGATAATATGGAATCAATTGGTAGAGCAACTACAACAGGTTTACAACTTTCTAAAAGAGGTGGTGGGGTTGCATACTGTTTAACAAACTTAAGAGAGTTTGGTGCTCCTATTAAAGGTATCAAGAATCAAGCAACTGGAATTATTCCAGTAATGAAAATTTTAGAAGACGTATTCTCATATGCTAACCAATTAGGACAAAGACAAGGTGCAGGTGCAGTTTATTTAAATGCATTCCACCCAGATATCTTAAAATTCTTAGATTCTAAAAGAGAAAATGCTGATGAAAAAATTAGAATTAAATCTTTATCATTAGGTGTTGTTGTTCCAGATATTGCTTTCCACTTAGCTAGAGAAAATAAAGATATGGCTCTATTCTCTCCATATGATATCCAAAGAGAATATGGGAAACCAATGAGTGATATTTCAATTACTGAAGAATATGAAAACTTATTAAATAATCCAAACATTACTAAAAAATATATTTCTGCTAGAAAATTATTCCAACAAATTGCTGAAGTTCAGTTTGAATCAGGATATCCATTCATCTTATTTGATGACATAGCTAATGAAAAGAATTCAGCTTTAAACAATAGAATTATCATGTCTAATTTATGTACTGAAATTACACAAATTAACACTCCATCTATATTAAATACAGATTTAACATATGAACAATTAGGTGAAGATGTTTGTTGTAACTTGGGATCATTAAACATAGCTAAGGTTATGGAAGATGGTGCTAATTTTGGAAAAACAGTTAAATATGCAATTAAAGCATTAGATTCAATTGCTCACTTAGCAGACTTATCTTCAGCTCCAACAATTGAAAATGGAAACTCAAAAAACAGAGCTGTTGGTTTAGGTGCAATGAACCTACATGGATTCTTAGCAACAAACAAAATCTATTATGACAGTGAAGAAGCGGTAGATTTTACTAATATGTTCTTTTATACAATGGCTTACCATGCATATAAAGCTTCAAATGAAACTGCTAAAGAAACTGGATTTGTATTTGAAAACTTCAAAAACACAAAATATGCAGATGGTTCTTACTTTGATAAATATACTCAATGTGAAGAAAACTATTGAACACCAAAAACTGAAAGAGTAAAAGAATTATTAAAAGAATATAAATTAGCAATCCCAACTAAACAAGATTGAATTCAATTAACTGAAGATATTAAAAAGTTTGGTTTAGCAAACTCTCACTTAATGGCAGTTGCACCAACTGGATCAATTAGTTACTTATCATCATGTACACCAAGTTTACAACCAATTGTTTCTCCAATTGAAATTAGAAAAGAAGGAAAGGTTGGAAGAGTTTATGTTCCTGCTTATAAAATTGATGTAAACAATTATATGTACTATGCAAAAGGTGCATATGAAATTGGAGTTAATCCAATTATAGATATTTGTTCAGCAGCTCAACAACACGTTGACCAAGCAATCTCTATGACATTATTCTTAACAGAAAATGCAACTACAAGAGATTTAAACAAAGCTTATATTTATGCCTTTAATAAAAAATGTGTGTCTATCTACTATATTAGAATTAGACAAGAAGTATTAAAAGACTCTGAAAAATTATTTGAATGTACAACTTGTGTTATTTAG
- the nrdI gene encoding class Ib ribonucleoside-diphosphate reductase assembly flavoprotein NrdI, translating to MENKRFFIVYYSSKSNNTHRFMLKLNCKCLRLPIEQKDEPDEILESKIPTVNHPFILLTPTYAGGLGKLKGAVPKPVKKFLNNPVNRNNCKAVIASGNTNFNDTYCIAGDIISQKLQIPFLYKFELLGTNSDVENVIKIGNEFWEKNNF from the coding sequence ATGGAAAATAAAAGATTTTTTATAGTATATTATTCTTCAAAATCAAATAATACACACCGTTTCATGTTGAAGTTAAATTGTAAGTGTTTGAGATTACCAATTGAACAAAAAGATGAACCTGATGAAATTTTAGAAAGTAAAATCCCAACTGTTAATCATCCTTTTATTTTGTTAACTCCAACATATGCTGGAGGTTTAGGAAAACTAAAAGGAGCAGTACCAAAGCCTGTTAAGAAGTTTTTAAATAACCCTGTTAATCGTAATAATTGCAAAGCAGTAATTGCGTCTGGAAATACTAATTTTAATGATACTTATTGTATTGCAGGTGACATCATATCTCAAAAATTACAAATTCCTTTCCTATATAAATTTGAATTACTAGGAACAAATTCAGATGTAGAAAATGTAATTAAAATTGGGAATGAATTTTGAGAAAAAAATAATTTTTAA
- the nrdF gene encoding class 1b ribonucleoside-diphosphate reductase subunit beta, producing MDNKKDYYNKSVSPIEYAKDGLKGKMRSVNWNFINDDKDLEVWNRITQNFWLPEKIAISNDLPSWNKLDSNWQELVVRTFTGLTLLDSIQATIGDVAQVKNSLTDHEQVIYTNFAFMVGVHARSYGSIFSTFCSSDQINSAHDWVVNCESLQKRAQVLIPYYIGDDPLKSKVAAAMMPGFLLYGGFYLPFYLGAKNLLPNTLDIIRLILRDKVIHNYYSGYKYQKKVAKLPPEKQAEMKKFVFDLLYQVIDLEKEFLNELYAGFNIADQAIKFSVYNAGKFLQNLGYDSPFTPEETEIKPEIFVQLSARADENHDFFSGSGSSYIMGNVEETDDDDWDF from the coding sequence ATGGATAACAAAAAAGATTACTACAATAAATCAGTATCACCTATTGAGTATGCTAAAGATGGCTTAAAAGGTAAAATGAGATCAGTTAACTGAAATTTCATTAATGATGACAAGGATTTAGAAGTTTGAAATAGAATTACTCAAAACTTCTGATTACCTGAAAAAATTGCTATCTCAAATGACTTACCTTCTTGAAATAAACTTGACAGTAATTGACAAGAATTAGTTGTTAGAACATTTACTGGTTTAACATTATTAGATTCAATTCAAGCAACAATTGGTGATGTTGCACAAGTTAAAAACTCATTAACAGACCATGAACAAGTAATTTATACAAACTTTGCTTTTATGGTTGGTGTTCATGCCAGAAGTTACGGATCAATTTTCTCTACATTTTGTTCAAGTGATCAAATCAACTCAGCACATGATTGAGTTGTTAATTGTGAAAGCTTACAAAAAAGAGCACAAGTATTAATACCTTATTATATAGGTGACGATCCTCTTAAATCAAAAGTAGCTGCAGCAATGATGCCTGGTTTTCTATTATATGGTGGATTTTACTTACCATTCTATTTAGGAGCTAAGAACTTGCTTCCAAACACATTAGATATTATTAGATTAATATTAAGAGATAAGGTTATTCACAATTATTACAGTGGATATAAATACCAAAAGAAAGTAGCTAAGTTACCTCCAGAAAAACAAGCAGAAATGAAGAAATTTGTATTTGACTTGTTATACCAAGTAATTGATTTAGAAAAAGAATTTTTAAATGAATTATATGCAGGGTTTAACATTGCAGATCAAGCAATTAAATTCAGTGTGTACAATGCTGGAAAATTCTTACAAAACCTAGGTTATGATTCACCTTTCACACCAGAAGAAACAGAAATTAAGCCAGAAATATTTGTTCAATTATCAGCAAGAGCAGATGAAAACCATGATTTCTTCTCAGGAAGTGGATCTTCATATATTATGGGTAATGTTGAAGAAACTGATGATGATGACTGAGATTTCTAA
- a CDS encoding ABC transporter permease has product MKDLNMLQLIKQVLKSFKSSILLLIGLFFISFAIVFATFSSLYFSNNISSSYSTMESSSKGSQAILETKDDSLKNGTLEYDYDSLNSLQSISSSNGVYFSSLEDYAEIEKSFIYPVTNLYHSSFTKQGSVSNYIFAYYTDTSSNNPYFTGTGINSFDSIYKTRARGILTSYGNLVIPSESTKWRAYGLELGSSDLQYIVYDINPLTGQTNINSSTNRVNTLGYFSNGHLNSTISFSSGNLKYPTNLTANSPSETLDGSKNYQIKNGSTNTPFFISKSDWWTDQSYDLQGSSIDSVLSGFKTVDGTDDQPDIANILSSFYVDSSVSLSLDKEIDWNIASLTPWYDYMRILRDKNYLTNTVTNNSKDFVFSIHLNNDKLTTLQKETLEYVKAKYGIQKYIDLTSFVYTVNSLWIKDAALSYFDSNSTEYNEINKLSFNSLNELALTYGDYSGLSIVKTWLKNYGDDKLITIDKELKQYEKEYLSYQQMSQLSNIEYNVQKSFTLSDFKSYQTFLVSLKGGSYGDNNQTDDINQIVLSDGSSIVNSYDFLSEKYSYLKPESYVDDLQESNSTKYEDISNALLSAEIIGGASQPKLADNGYSINEQGKYLINLIRLIKDTYLSGVQSGDSSTDASKIIPLATKIINQYDGNTEGSVSGTINVNDYYHLFALATPQNYFLYVNSDATDSNSSYLFNNNTQNLVYNFVTRGGLTPLSYLSKAILSAPYGNAIVVNDQWLSSNQKSVIPVSEWNKALLMNSREFEEWKSNLSANYKVTINSLDFIIIGSGTSFENSFPVVSLESPIPNPKTEGAIYVDDIGYNSLLYTNSEVNQDIYFAIKFKNNGKVDLEYVNSRMNKYLDNAYLSSTLKNNTNLLTARISYPRVIAGYVNIFAIILIVVLMVIGIYLSSLLIKIYVEKNRIPLAVAKANGISTWQISLSLSVFGIAAAFISGILGYVVAYFAQGMFLGILNNFWFIPIGEHTFSAIGLIGAIGSLYLAFLLFCVIGVVRTFRNPINELLSSTEELKVNKLLYLIKSRKIPLFALTKFRISLSLSKLTRFILFVILCSAGISIITVGSAIPRKFETSQNSTLSNKQYSYRYNLQTPSEQSGLYKYQEYTDLGITDEERGIFNIYENPMFEWQINPYKTISTSDSQETRDLMALRDLNGNVITYENGKKKYFTNFLLPSYVSINSFTNDIELFRNVIVSKWLIDFDISVAGIYINAWDFVSNAFPTDLISRINAISNNFLVNVLEVPELKAINDSKSYIIQNSSGNWVLDSNSVLDLSNVANTSSIRFNDEFLKFIGMVYGNKQLSSLDAKITFGIVPFRDLSSNDLTETYTYLDAILNDSSVRIPSLRNDGKRRLTNIEQQIYGIKEDSKYVTLVDDENRNLNSLLSQPSEISSDGFETYPVVINQGAAYKYDLEIGESFKIDINNTYTRYTDRMMNKNPVKTIKLKIVGISSDSFQTGMYISQENANQILGLNFSQGATIVGSSNYDVNQKLTTTVLGDWSSGVLATPTSSTDNKYVVIKKSYPTDYVPFNGVFSKEENPLLVNSLLLENTSGLWGNYSSFNDAAFATLVSFVGVKHVLNLVTPYSAKGVAELSAYYGLSTTDKYSLSVAMSNNMTILSLQSWLQSNIGTPSIVAINSFEYFQTLFDTYTTIFRTLLVIETLLICLFVPLIIIIIMIVSSVMMSDFRKLVAILKTLGYSDRENLLSILMIFVPVMLISLIVGIIVIASLSTFFNFMIFNAASIYLSPAIDWVSYLYGVIAIAGIVIINFIFVSVYLKKQNLKNSIS; this is encoded by the coding sequence ATGAAAGATTTAAATATGCTGCAATTAATAAAACAAGTGTTGAAATCTTTTAAAAGTTCAATACTTCTATTAATAGGTTTATTTTTTATCTCTTTTGCAATTGTATTTGCAACTTTTTCATCTTTATATTTTTCTAATAATATTTCTTCTTCATATTCCACAATGGAATCTTCTTCTAAAGGTAGTCAAGCAATTTTGGAAACCAAAGATGATTCATTAAAAAATGGAACTTTAGAATATGACTATGATAGTTTAAATTCACTTCAAAGTATTAGTTCATCTAATGGAGTTTATTTTAGTAGTTTAGAAGATTATGCAGAAATAGAAAAAAGTTTTATATATCCTGTTACAAACTTATATCATTCTTCTTTCACAAAACAAGGAAGTGTAAGTAATTATATATTTGCTTATTATACAGATACTAGTTCTAATAATCCTTATTTTACTGGGACAGGTATTAATAGTTTTGATTCAATTTATAAAACAAGAGCTAGAGGAATTTTGACCTCATATGGTAATTTAGTTATTCCTAGTGAATCTACTAAATGAAGAGCTTATGGTTTAGAACTGGGATCTTCTGACCTACAATACATTGTTTATGATATTAACCCATTAACTGGACAAACCAATATTAATAGCTCTACAAATAGAGTTAACACACTTGGTTATTTTAGTAATGGTCATTTAAATTCCACAATATCTTTTTCTAGTGGAAATTTAAAGTACCCAACAAATTTAACAGCAAATTCACCTTCAGAAACTCTTGATGGATCAAAAAACTATCAAATAAAAAACGGATCAACTAATACACCTTTTTTTATATCAAAATCAGATTGATGAACTGATCAAAGCTATGATTTACAAGGGTCATCAATAGATTCTGTTTTAAGTGGTTTTAAAACTGTAGATGGAACAGATGATCAACCAGATATTGCCAATATTTTATCTAGTTTTTATGTTGATTCTTCTGTTTCATTATCTTTAGATAAAGAAATAGATTGAAACATAGCTTCTCTTACTCCTTGATATGATTACATGAGGATTTTAAGAGATAAAAATTATTTAACAAATACAGTAACAAATAATAGTAAGGACTTTGTTTTTAGTATTCACTTAAATAATGACAAACTAACTACTTTACAAAAAGAGACTTTAGAGTATGTGAAAGCTAAATATGGTATTCAAAAATACATAGATTTAACTAGTTTTGTTTATACAGTTAACAGTCTTTGAATTAAAGATGCTGCACTATCTTATTTTGATAGCAATAGCACTGAATACAATGAAATAAATAAATTAAGTTTTAATAGTTTAAATGAATTGGCTTTAACTTATGGAGATTATTCTGGATTAAGTATTGTTAAGACTTGATTAAAAAATTATGGAGATGATAAATTAATTACAATTGATAAAGAGTTAAAGCAGTATGAAAAAGAATATCTTTCATACCAACAAATGTCTCAGTTATCAAATATTGAATACAATGTTCAAAAATCATTTACTTTATCAGATTTTAAGTCTTATCAAACTTTTTTAGTTTCTTTAAAAGGTGGTAGCTATGGGGATAACAATCAAACAGATGATATTAATCAAATAGTTTTATCTGATGGGTCAAGTATTGTTAATTCTTATGATTTTTTGTCTGAAAAATATAGTTATTTGAAACCAGAATCTTATGTAGATGACTTACAAGAATCTAATAGTACAAAATATGAAGATATTAGCAATGCCCTCCTAAGTGCTGAAATTATTGGGGGAGCAAGTCAACCTAAATTAGCTGATAATGGGTATTCTATTAATGAACAAGGTAAATATTTAATAAATTTAATTAGATTAATTAAAGATACCTATTTATCTGGTGTCCAAAGTGGTGATAGTTCTACAGATGCTAGTAAAATTATTCCTTTAGCCACTAAAATAATTAATCAATATGATGGCAATACTGAAGGAAGTGTTTCAGGAACAATTAATGTTAATGATTACTATCATTTATTTGCTTTAGCAACACCCCAAAATTATTTCTTATATGTAAATTCTGATGCCACTGATAGTAATTCTTCTTACTTATTTAACAACAATACTCAAAATTTAGTTTATAACTTTGTAACAAGAGGAGGTCTTACACCTTTATCATATCTAAGTAAAGCAATTTTATCTGCACCTTATGGTAATGCAATTGTGGTTAATGATCAATGATTGTCATCTAATCAAAAATCAGTAATTCCTGTTTCTGAATGAAATAAAGCTTTATTAATGAATTCAAGAGAGTTTGAAGAATGAAAAAGTAACTTGAGTGCAAACTATAAAGTGACTATCAACTCTTTAGATTTTATTATTATAGGTTCAGGTACTTCTTTTGAAAATTCTTTCCCTGTGGTTTCATTGGAATCCCCTATTCCTAACCCTAAAACTGAAGGTGCTATTTATGTAGATGATATTGGCTATAATTCATTACTTTATACAAATTCAGAAGTAAATCAAGATATTTATTTTGCTATTAAATTTAAGAATAATGGTAAGGTAGATTTAGAATATGTAAATTCAAGAATGAATAAATACCTTGATAATGCATATTTATCTTCTACTTTAAAAAATAATACTAATTTATTAACTGCTAGAATCTCATATCCTAGAGTAATTGCAGGATATGTTAATATTTTTGCAATTATATTAATAGTTGTGTTGATGGTAATTGGAATTTATCTATCTTCATTACTAATTAAAATTTATGTTGAAAAAAATAGAATTCCTTTAGCAGTTGCAAAAGCTAATGGAATTAGCACATGACAAATATCTTTATCACTTTCAGTTTTTGGAATAGCAGCAGCTTTTATATCTGGAATTTTAGGATATGTTGTAGCTTATTTTGCCCAAGGTATGTTTTTGGGAATATTAAATAATTTTTGATTTATTCCAATAGGAGAACATACCTTTTCAGCAATTGGTTTAATAGGGGCAATAGGGTCTTTATATTTAGCTTTCTTATTATTCTGTGTGATTGGAGTAGTTAGAACATTTAGAAATCCAATTAATGAATTATTATCAAGTACAGAAGAATTAAAAGTAAATAAATTACTATATTTAATTAAATCAAGAAAAATACCATTATTTGCTTTAACTAAATTTAGAATTTCTTTATCTTTATCTAAGTTAACAAGATTTATCTTATTTGTGATTTTATGTTCTGCTGGAATTTCAATTATTACAGTAGGTAGTGCCATTCCTAGAAAATTTGAAACATCTCAAAACAGTACTTTAAGTAACAAACAATATAGTTATAGATATAATTTACAAACACCAAGTGAACAAAGTGGTCTATATAAGTATCAAGAATATACAGATCTAGGAATCACAGATGAAGAAAGAGGTATCTTTAATATTTATGAAAACCCTATGTTTGAATGACAAATTAATCCATATAAAACTATATCTACAAGTGATTCACAAGAAACTAGAGATTTAATGGCATTAAGAGATTTAAATGGGAATGTAATTACTTATGAAAATGGTAAGAAAAAATATTTCACTAATTTCTTATTACCAAGCTATGTATCAATAAATTCATTTACAAATGATATTGAATTATTTAGAAATGTAATTGTATCAAAGTGATTAATTGATTTTGATATTTCAGTAGCTGGAATTTACATTAATGCTTGGGATTTTGTTAGTAATGCTTTCCCAACAGATTTAATATCTAGAATTAATGCAATTAGTAATAATTTCTTAGTTAATGTATTAGAAGTACCAGAATTAAAAGCTATTAATGATTCTAAGTCTTACATCATTCAAAACAGCAGTGGTAACTGAGTATTAGATTCAAATAGTGTATTAGATTTATCTAATGTTGCTAATACTAGTTCAATTAGATTTAATGATGAATTCTTAAAGTTTATTGGAATGGTGTATGGTAATAAACAACTAAGTTCATTGGATGCAAAGATTACTTTTGGAATAGTTCCATTTAGAGACTTAAGTAGTAACGATTTAACAGAAACTTATACATACTTGGATGCAATATTAAATGATTCTTCAGTTAGAATTCCATCATTAAGAAATGATGGAAAAAGAAGATTAACTAACATTGAACAACAAATTTATGGAATTAAAGAAGATTCTAAATATGTAACATTGGTAGATGATGAAAATAGAAATTTAAATAGTTTATTATCTCAACCAAGTGAAATTAGTAGTGATGGGTTTGAAACTTATCCAGTGGTGATTAATCAAGGTGCTGCTTATAAATATGATTTAGAAATTGGTGAAAGTTTTAAGATTGATATAAATAACACTTACACAAGATATACAGACAGAATGATGAATAAAAATCCTGTTAAAACTATTAAATTAAAAATAGTTGGTATCTCAAGTGATTCTTTCCAAACTGGAATGTATATTAGTCAAGAAAATGCTAACCAAATCCTAGGTTTAAACTTTAGCCAAGGTGCAACAATAGTTGGGTCTTCTAATTATGATGTTAATCAAAAATTAACAACTACAGTTTTAGGAGATTGATCATCAGGAGTATTGGCAACACCAACTTCTTCAACAGATAATAAATATGTTGTTATCAAAAAAAGTTATCCAACAGATTATGTTCCATTCAATGGAGTATTTTCTAAAGAAGAAAATCCATTATTAGTTAATTCACTATTATTAGAAAATACAAGTGGTTTATGAGGTAACTATTCATCATTTAATGATGCTGCATTTGCAACTTTAGTTTCATTTGTTGGTGTCAAACATGTATTAAATTTAGTTACTCCTTATAGTGCTAAAGGTGTAGCAGAATTATCTGCTTATTATGGCTTATCAACAACTGATAAATACAGTTTATCTGTTGCTATGTCTAATAATATGACTATATTAAGTTTGCAATCTTGGTTGCAATCAAATATTGGAACACCTTCAATTGTAGCTATTAATTCTTTTGAATATTTCCAAACATTATTTGATACTTATACAACTATCTTTAGAACATTACTAGTAATTGAAACTTTATTAATTTGTTTATTTGTTCCTCTAATTATTATTATCATTATGATAGTAAGTTCTGTGATGATGAGTGACTTTAGAAAATTAGTAGCAATTCTAAAAACTTTAGGCTATTCAGATAGAGAAAACCTGTTATCAATTCTTATGATTTTTGTTCCAGTTATGTTAATTTCATTAATAGTTGGGATTATAGTAATTGCTTCTTTATCAACATTTTTTAACTTTATGATTTTCAATGCTGCTTCAATTTACTTATCACCTGCAATTGATTGAGTATCTTACTTGTATGGTGTAATAGCAATTGCTGGTATTGTAATAATTAACTTTATTTTTGTTTCTGTATATTTAAAGAAACAAAATTTAAAGAATTCAATTTCATAA